The stretch of DNA TGAACCCGAGCATCCCGATGGGGAGTGTCTTCATCGACTCCTGAGTGAGCAGGAGGTTCGCGAACGTGAAGTCGCTCCACGAGATGGCAAACGAGAAAATCGAGACGGCGATGATCCCCGGCAGCGCCATCGGGATGGCCACGTCGCGCATCGCTCGGAGGCGACTCGCGCCGTAGATCCAGGCGCTCTCCTCGTAGCTGATCGGCACCGTCTGGAAGAACTTCCACATCAGCCAGATGTCGAAAGGGAGCGCGTGGGCGCTGTGAGCGAGGATGATCCCCGGGTAGCTGTTCAGCAGCTGCAGGTCCCGCCAGATCATGAACATCGGCAGGGCGAGCAGGAGCGGCGGGAACATGTAGGAGAACAGCACCGACTGCGCGAGCCGTTTCTTGCCCGGGAAGCTGAACCGGGTCAGCGAGTAGCCCGCGAGCGTCGCCGAGACGACGCTGATGACCATCGTCCCCAGCGCGGCGACGATGCTGTTCAGGTAGAACCGCGCGAACGAGGTTTCCGTGAACAGCCCCGCGAAGTTCCCGAGCGTCGGGCTCCGTGGGACGAACAGGAACGTGTTCGAGAACAGCTCCAGTTCGGGCTGGATCGACGCCTTCAGCATGACGTACGTCGGGAACCCGACGACGATCACCGTCGCCCCAACCAGGAACCTGAACAGCCACGTGCTCAGGCGTCGCTGCGTGGCGTGGGGGACGTTGCGGACGTAGTAGTCGATGAGGCGCTCGATCGGCGATTTGGACGTGGAGTAGCTCATTCGACACGGACCTCCTGTTCGGGGTTGAACTTACCGAAGTAGACGACGGCCCCGACGACGAGGGTCAGGAACAGCGTCGAGGCGATGGCCAGCGACTCCCCGAGTTGCCACTGGTTGAACGCCACGCGGTACGCGTACACCGGCAGCGTCGTCGTCGCCTGACTGGGGCCGCCCCGTGTCATGATCCAGATGATGTCGAACTTGTTGAACATCCAGATGCCGCGGAGCAGCACCACGAGGATTATCATCCCCTTCAGATTGGGGAGCGTGATGTCACGGAAGCGCTGCCAGGCGTTGGCGCCGTTGACCCGCGCGGCGTCGTAGTAGCCCGACGGAATGGCCTCTAGTCGAGCGAGTGACATCATCACGACGAAGATCGACCACTTCCAACTCGCCGCGGTGATGAGCGCGTACATCGCGATGTCGGTGTTGCCGAGGAAGTTGATCGCGCTGTCGATGATCCCGAAGCGCATCGCCAGCAGGTTGATGACGCCGTAGTTCGGGTTCATCATCCACTGGAACACGAGCCCAACGACGATGACGGGAATGAGGTAGGGGAGCAACACGACAGCTCTGGCGAGGGCGTTCCCTCGGAACGAGCGCTGGAGGATGAGCGCGAAGACGATTCCGAGGATCCCTTGGACCGACACGGAGCCGAAGCCGAAGATCACTGACTTGACCACCGCGGACCAGTAGAAGCCGTCCTCGAGGAAGATGTGTCGGTAGTTCCCGACCGCCGCCCACTCCCACACCGGATTGAAGGCGTTGATGGAGAAGAGACTCCCCGCCAGCGCCCACACGATGGGGAAGACGGCGATGAACAGGAACAGGAGCATGACCGGCGAGAGGCTTCCATATCCGAGGAACGTCTCGTTCTCCAGCAGGTCGCTGAACCGGTCACGCAGCGTCGACTCTTCGGCCGGCGCCTCGACACTGCTCGTCGGCGTGGCCTCGCCCATCTACGCCCACCTCCCTGAACTCTTTCGGATCATCACTGTTCGAAGTTGGCCATGACCTCTCGGGAGCGGTCCCCGGCCTGATCGATCGCCTCGTCGATGCTCATGTCCCCGTGCAGGTAGTTGAACAGCATGTTGCCGAACGTCGACTCGGAGAACACCGGCGAGGCCAGCGCGTTGTTGGGGTCCGTCTCGCCCACGAGCGTCTTCGCGGTTTCGACCATCTTCACCACGTCCTCGATGCGGATGTGGTCGTTCGGCCGCACCCACGTGTCGATGAACTCGTTGTCGAGGAACTCCTCGTCGTCGACGGCCGCTGGGAACGGCGGCAGGTTGTGTAGCGGCGCGATGTGCAGCAGTTCGTACAGCGGCTCGGGCCGGGACATGAACTGTACGAACTCCCGAGCGCCCTCCTTGTTGTCCGCAGCGTCGAACATGACCCAGCCCTCCGAGAAAGCCTGGTGGCTCTGCTCCGCGTTCGACGGCGGATGCATGAGGCCGGTATCCTCGGCGACGGCCTCGTTGTTCGACACCGCTTGCTGGAGCGGCCGCGCGCCGAAGTACTTCACTTCGTTCACCTGTTCGGACCAGTACGACTCGATCTGTGGGCCGTAGCCGTAGCCCGACCCATCGACGGAAACGTCGTTGAGCTGGCCGATGTACTCCATGACCTCTTTGGTGAGTTCGCGGTTCTCCCCCTGGTCCATCACGATTTCGACAGTGTCGTCGTTGCGCTCGAAGATCCGACCACCGTTCTGGAACATGTGGTCGATGTAGTACTCGGTGGCCATCAGGGTCTGTCCGGCCGGGACGCAGGTCCCACGGCGTTCGCCGACGCCATCGGTCGCCTGGACGCCCTCCAAGAACTCGTCCCACGTCGGTTCGCGCGGCGTCATGCCGGCTTCCTCTTCCCACGTACTCACGCGGTACCAGTCCATCGTCATGTTGACCCAGATGGGCACGACGTATTGGTTGCCCTGTAATTCGAAGAGGAAGTCCTCGTTGAAGTCGTAGCCGTACAGCTCTTCCATCCAACTCGCCTGGTCGCTCAGGTCCGCGAGCACGCCCTGGAGTGCCAGCCCGCCACCTTTCTCCGGTGCCGTCGTCGTCAGCTCCGGCGGGTCACCGGCCTGCAGCAGCCGCGAGATGCGAGCCGACTGACTCGATCCGACGCCGACGAACTCCAGTCGGACGCCGTAGCCAGTCTCCTCGCTGAACCGCTCCGCCCACTTCTGGTAGTACTGTTTGAACGCGGAACTGTTCTCCGCGGAGAGGAAGTGGACTTCTCCCTTGTCGCCAGAAATCGTTCGCTCTTCGCCGGCGGACGTTCCGCCGCCGCCGTCACCGCCACCGCCACCGCCACCGCTGCCACCCGAACAACCGGCCAAGGTGGTCGTTGCCGCTGCCGCTACCCCTGCTCGCTTGAGAAACCGCCGTCGATTCTCATCCATGGCATTACACCACATTCGTCATGTTATTACCTGACATATAAACATTTAGTTTGATTGGATATTCGAGACGGCCGTCCGCGGCCGAGGCGTTCCCCCGCGTTTATGCGCCGCTCGTTCCTACGTGGCGGTATGGCTGTCTACCAACGGCGGACGCGGGTCGCCGCGCCGCTTCCCGAGGTGTGGGAGTTCCACTCCCGCGTGCGCGGGCTGGAGGCGTTGACCCCCGGATGGATGAACCTCCGCGTCGAGTCCGTCACCGGTCCGGACGGCGACCCCGACCCCGGGATTCTGGAGGCTGGTTCGCGCATCGACGCGTCGATGCGGCCGTTCGGCGTCGGCCCTCGCCAGCGGTGGACCTCGGTCATCACCGCGCGCGAACGCGAGGACGGGTCCGCGTACTTCCGCGACGAGATGGAGGGCGGCCCGTTCCGCCGCTGGGAGCACACCCACCGTTTTTTCGCCGACGGCTCGGAGACGGTCGTCGACGACCGCGTGGTCTACGCTCTGCCGTTCGGGGCGGTGGGCGAGGCAGCGAGTCGACTCGCCCGGGTCGGCTTCGAACCGATGTTCCGCTACCGACACCGGCGGACCCGCGCGCTGCTGGAGTGAGCCTTCGACAGCGGTGCGTGTAACTGTGTCCCGGCGTGCCGCCGCCCGTACTCGGCAACACGCCGGCGGTGGCCTCGGCTTCCAACAATCACTATGAGGACGGCGCCCCAACCGCCATCCATGGACGTGGACGTCGTCGACATGGATCACGTCGCGCTCCGCGTGAGCGACATCGACCGTGCCCTCGAATTCTATCACGACCTGCTGGGTATGTCGGTTCGTGACCGTGGGCGATTCGAGGCCGACGAGGTACCGTACGTCGCCGTCGTCGCTGGCGGTCGCCACCTCCATCTCGTCCCGAGCGACGACGACGTCGACGTTGGCGGGGAACACGTCTGTCTCCTCCTCCGCTCCGACGGCACGGGGACCCGTGCGGAACTCGATGCCCTCCTCGACGAACTTCGGGACGCCGGCGTCGAGGTCGAAGCCGGAGAGCCACACGAGCGCTACGGCGCCTACGGCCGCGATTGGGCCGCGTACGTGCGCGACCCCGACGGGCGACGTGTCGAACTCAAACTGCACTGACTGGGGAGTCGCGACCCCACGCCGTCGTCCCGGCCACCGCTCACCCGTCGACACGGTGGTCGGCGGCGGTGAGGTAGATTCCGGCGAGGACGACGGCCCCTCCGAGAAGGGTGCCGACGCTCGGCGTCTCGGCCAAGAGCAGCACCGCTAGGACCGCGCTCCCGATAGGTTCGCCGAGCAGCGAGACGCTCACGACGTGAGATTCGACGTGACCGAGTGCCCAGTTGATGACGGTGTGACCGAACACGCCGGGACCGAGCGCCATGCCCGCAAAGAGGAGCCACTCGTGACGTGGATACGTGAAGAGGACGGTCCCGCGCCCGACGGCAGCGATAAGCAACACCAGCGCACAGACGGTGTAGACGACCGTCACGTACGGGAGGACGCCGAGCCGCCGCCGGAGCGAACGGCCGGCGAGGTAGTAGCCCGCGACGGCGACGGCAGCGACGAGCGCGAGTAAGTTGCCGTACTGCGTACCGACGGCGGCGCCCGTCGCCGCGACGGCCGGATCGACCGCCGCCCGGATCGACGGCGCGAACGACAGGCCGACCATCCCGAGCATCGCGAGGGCGATCCCCAACGCACCCCGCCGACTCACGCGTTCGTCGAGGAGGACCCACGCGCCGACGGCGACGAAGGCCGGCTGCGCTTGGACGAGCGTCACGCTCGCGGCGACGGTGGTATGATCGAGGCTCTCGAACCACGTCACGAAGTGGACCGCGAGGGCGACGCCGGCGGCGACGGCGACGACGCCGTCACGGCGCTCGATACCGCCGATCGACGCTCGACGGCGGGCGGCGAACGGTACCAGCGCGCCCACGGTGAACGACACCCGGTACAGCGCCTTGATCACGTTCGGCGCGTCGCTCCAGCGGACCAGAATGGCGCTCGTGCTGATCGCCAGCACCGCGACGCCGAGGGCGAGGATCGGTGGGACGAGGGGGTCGTCGGACGCGGACACACGCCACCGGTCGTCGGGCGGCGGCTTACCGATGTCGACCACAGGTCGAACGCTATCGGTTCGTGCGTTCGGATTATCGAAGAAGAAAATTCTTCAAAGAGCGCTAGGAAGAATTATTCGGCATCATTTACGTAGTTGGAGACACGAGTGTACTCCGATGACGCGCTCGATACGCGATTGGCTATGGGTACTGGTCTTTGCGGTGCTCATCACGTTCTCGGTCCCCTGGTTCCTCTGGGGGTCGTCGACGGTCGTCGCCGGCCTGCCGGCGTGGCTGTGGTGGCACGTCGGCTGGATGTGCGTGGCGTCCGTCGTCTTCGCACTGTTCGCCCGAACGGGGTGGGATCGGCTGATGGGCGTCGATACGGACGCCGGCTTCGCGGCCGGGGGTGACCCGTGACGCTCCAACCGCTCGGCATCGTCGTCGCCTACCTCCTGTTGGCGCTCGGCGTCGGCTTTCTCGCCTACCGCGTCGGCGGGTCGGACGCCGAGGATTTCTATCTCGCCAGCCGGACGCTCGGGACCCTCGTACTTCTCTTTACAACCTTCGCGACCCTGCTCTCCGCGTTTACGTTCTTCGGCGGTCCGAACCTCGCGTATGCGGCGGGGCCGGAGTGGATCCTAGTGATGGGGCTGATGGACGGCATCCTCTTTGCCGTCCTCTGGTACGTCATCGGCTACCGGCAGTGGCTCATCGGCCGTGCCCGCGAGTACGTCACCCTCGGCGAGATGCTCGGGGACCGGTTCGGGTCGCCCCTGTTGCGTTCGCTAGTCGCGGGCGTCAGCCTCCTCTGGCTCTTCCCGTACGTCATGCTCCAGCAGATGGGTGCCGGCGAGGCGCTCCGAGGACTGACCGCCGGCGCCGTTCCCTACTGGGGCGGCGCCGCGCTCATCACCGTCTTCATGATCGTCTACGTGATGCTCGCGGGGCTCCGCGGCGTCGCGTGGACCGACACCCTCCAGGGCCTGTTCATGCTTTCGGTGCTCTGGGTCGCCGTCGTCTGGGTCGTCGGCGCCGTCGGCGGCGTCGACGCCGCGACTGCGGGGATGACCGCGGCCAACCCCGACTTCGCCGCGCTCGGCGGCGGCCTCTACTCCCCACAGTTCATCATCTCGTCGGCGGTCACCATCGCCTTCGGCGTCACCATGTTCCCACAGATCAACCAGCGCTTCTTCGTCGCAAGGTCGGCGACGGTGCTGAAACGCTCGTTCGCCCTCTGGCCGGTGCTCGTTCTCCTCCTTTTCGTCCCCGCGTTCATGCTCGGGGCGTGGGCGGTCGGCCTCCCGATCGAGGTGCCCGAGGGTGCGAACGTCCTCTCCGTCCTGCTCGCCGAGTACACGCCGACGTGGTTCGCCGCGCTCGTCGTCGCCGGCGCGATGGCCGCGATGATGTCCTCCTCGGACTCGATGCTGCTGTCGGGGTCCTCGTACTTCACCCGTGACCTCTACCGCCCGCTCGTGCGACCGGACGCGAGCGACCGCCGCGAGGCGTGGATCGCCCGGATCGGCGTCGCCGTCTTCGCGACCCTCGCGTTCGTCGCCAGCCTCACCCGTCCCGGGACGCTCATCGAAGTCGGCGACACCGCCTTCTCCGGCTTCGCCCTTCTGGCTCCGCCGGTCATGATCGCGCTCTACCGGGACGCGACCACCCGTGACGGCATGCTCGTCGGCGTCGCCGTCCCGCAGATGCTCTACCTCCTGCACGTCCTCGTCCCCGCGACGTCGGTTCGGGTCGCCGGCACGAGCGTCGAACTCCTCGCCCGAACGTACGGCGGGTGGGACGTGGCGCTCGCGTTCATGCTCCTCGGGGCCGTCCTCACCGTCGGCGTCTCCGCCCTCTCCTCCCAGTCGTTCGGCGAGGACGCGGAGCGATTCGCCGTCGGCGGCGACTAACCCCGCGTCGGAAAGCCCCCCTGCCCCCACGCCGCCCGTTCCCTTCGAGCGACGCTCCCGACGGCGGCCCCGACGACGCCGAGGCGGACGTGGCGGAACCGGACGGAATTCGGCGCGGGATGCCGACCGAACCGGCTTACGCGGACGAGCAGTCTAGTCGTTTCGCGCCGCCCACGGCCGCAGTATCGCGTGGACCGCCTCGTTCATCGGCGCCTCGACGCCCACACGCTCGGCGTGGCGTACGACCGACCCGTGGAGGGCGTCGAGTTCCAACCGATTCCCGTGGGTCAGATCGTAGTGGAGCGAGGAGTACATCCCCGGATTCAGATCCTGGACGAACGCACACCACTCGTCGACCACCGCCTCCGGCAGGTCGACCCCCTCCGCCCGCGCGACGCTACTCACCTCCGCCATGAGCCGCTGGTACATCGTCCACGACGCCTCGACCTCCCGAATCTCCCCCAGCGACAGCCGCGTCGTCGCCGTCATCCCCGCCTGCGCACAGATGAGACAGAACTTCCGCCAGAGTTCGGTGCGCACGTCGTCGGCCAGGACCGCCTCGACGCCCGCACACGCCGACAGCGCGCCGTCGAGCGCCTCGATTCGATCCGTTCGCTCGCCGTCGAGTTCCCCGTAGACGAACCGTGCGGGACCGCCCGTGTGCTCGACCACGCCCGGTTCGGCGACGGTGGAGAAGATGTACGCCACGCCGCCGACGACGTGCCCCTCGCCGACTTCCTCGGCGATCCACGCCTCGTTGTCGACGCCGTTCTGGAGCGAGACGACGGCCGTATCGTCGCCCAGCAACGGCCCGAGGGCCGCGGCCGCCTCGCGCGTGTCGTACGACTTCACGCAGAACAGGACGTAGTCACACGGGCCGACCGCGCTCGGGTCGTCCGTCGCCGGCGGGTCGACCGACGTATCGCCCGCGACGCTCTCGACCCGCAACCCCGACGACTGGAGCGCCGCCAAGTGGTCGCCACGGGCGATCAGATGCACCTCGTGACCGGCGTCCGCGAGTCGCGCGCCGAGATAGCCACCGACGCCACCGGCTCCGAAGACGGCGAACTTCATGATCGGCGTACGACCGACGGCGTCAAAGGCACTTGGGACTCCACGCGAACCTCGGGGTGTGATTTCCCGAGAAAATATTAGATTATTAATTAGTCGACGAACGATACTCGCACTGGGGAAACGGGGGTGCCTCTGACACATCACGGGAACAGCTATCGTTCGTCCGTTTCCACCGTTTCCCTCCCCTATCCGGTGCTTCTCGGCGCGGACCGTCCGCATATCGTTCCGACTCCCCGGAGCAACTCTGCCCTCCCCGATTTGAACTCCGAAAGACGGTCGCCTCACTCCGTTCGACACTGCGACTTCCGTGCTCAAATCGGCTCAGTTGGGTTTTCGGAGAAAATCCGCCCTCCCCGATTTGAACGGGGGGCAAGCCGATCTACAGTCGGCTGCTCTACCAGTCTGAGCTAAGGGCGGGCACCTACACGTAATCGCCAGACTGGACTTAAGGATTCCCATTCGGCCGGACGGACCCGAACCCTTTCCCCGGCCGCCCGCCATCGACGCCGCATGGACGAGGAGCGACAGGCTACCTTCGGGCCGGACGGCGAGTTGGAGACCGAGGCGCCGGCGGCGACGGGCACCAACGACTTCGGCGAGGAGACGGGTGCCGACGAGACGGACGGTGGGTTCAACCGTTACGCGGTGGTCAGCCTGCTCCAGAAGGCCATCCGCCGCGGTGACGAGGAGGTGTCGGCGTGGTGTGCCTGGGAACTCGCCCGCTCCGGCTTCGGGTGGAACCTCTGGGACCGTCTGAACACGTTCGTCGTCGAGGACTTGCAGGCCGACGCGCGGGCAGCCCTCCTCGTCGGCCGGTACGAGGACCTCGCGGCGGAGTGGGACATGGACTCCCGGCGCGGACAGATGGCGGCGGTGCAGGCGGCGCTCGTCGTTGCCCGTGCCCGTAGCGCCCGCGAGGGCGCGAACGCGGTCAACGCCTTCCACGCCATCGCGACGCGACGGGCCGAGGCCCACGACCGGGGCGGGGAGCCGACACACTCCTTCCCCGTCGCGGCCGACGACCTCTCGGCAGGCGGGCGGTTCGACGTGGCGCTCGACGGCCACACGGGGGAGGGAAAGCGACTGAACCGTAGCTCGCCGTTCTTCCGAGTTCACGGCGCGCGCGTCGGTCCCGAGGGCGAGACGGAACCGAGCGCACGGTGGAAACGGCTGTATCTGGCGCTCGACGAGTACGACTACACCGACGAGGAGATCGAACACGCCCTCGCGGCGGTCGATGCCGACGACCCGTGGGCGGAGCCGGAGTTCGAGTAGCTCACTCGTCCCACAGCGCGTACACGTCGTCGCGGATCGGCTCGGTGTACCGCTGACCGTCGAGTTCGACGCCCGCTTCCCCCTCCACGACCCGGCCGATGTCGACGGCGTCGATCCCCTCGGCAGAGAGCGCTGCCAGCGCCTCGTCTCCGTCGGCCGCGTCGACGGCGGCGAGCAAGGCTCCGGAGCCGAGGACCCGGAGGGGATCGATGCCGACGGCGTCGCAGACGACCCGGGTCTCGTCGCGGACGCGGACGGCGTCGCGGTCGACCTCGAGGGTCGCCCCCGCGGTCAACGCCATCTCGATCAATCCCTCGAGGACGCCGCCCTCCGTCGGGTCGTGCATGGCCGTCGCGACGGGCGCGAGGACGGCCGCCTCCGGCATGACGCTGAGGTCGTCGAACGCGGCGGTCGCGCGGTCGAGCGTCGACGCCGGGAGGTCGAGTCGGTCACGGAAGTCGGTGGCGACGACGCCCGTCGCCTCGATGCCCGCGCCCTTCGTGAGCAGGATCCGATCGCCCGGCGTCGCCCCGCCCGTCGGGACGTACCGGTCGGCGACGCCGAGGCAGGTGAGCGAGCAGAGCGGCCTATCGAGACCGGCGACGACTTCGGTGTGCCCGCCGGCGATGGTCAGCCCCAGCCGCCTCGACTCGGCGTCGAGTTGGCCGGTAACCGTCTCCAGCAGGTCCGTATCGGCGCCCGGGAGGAGGACCGTACAGAGGAGAAACGCCGGGCGGCCGCCACACGCCGCCACGTCGTTCGAGGCGACGGTGACGGCCAGTTGGCCGATGCGCTCGGCCGCGAGCGAGATGGGGTCCGTGCTGACGACCAGCGTCTCCCCGCCCACCCGAATCGCCGCGGCGTCCTCGCCGAACGCGGGTCCGGCGAGGAGGTCCGGGTTCGTCGCGCCCGTCCGCGACAGCACGAGGTCGGTAAGCGTCGCCCGATCCAACTTCCCGGTCATGCGCGGCGCTACGCCCGCCCCGTTGATGTGCCTTCCCGTCCACACCTACAAGCCACCACGGCCGGTAGGCGACGTATGCTCCTGACGCCCGGCCCGACGGCGATGCCGCCGTCCGTCCGCGAAGCGATGAGCGAGGAACTGATCAACCCCGACGTCGATCCGAGGTTTGCCGACCGCTACGACGCCGTGCTCGACAAACTCGGGACCGTCTTCGGAACCGACGACGAGGTCGTGGTCATGGGCGGCGAGGGTATCCTCGGTCTCGAAGCGGCCGTTGCCTCGACCGTCGCGCCCGGTGACCGGGTGCTCTGTCTCTCGAACGGGCCGTACGGCGACGGGTTCACCGACTTCGTCGAGAGCTACGGCGGCGAGTCGACGCTCGTCGACGCGGACTACGACGATTCGCTCCCCCTGGCCGACTTGGAACGGACGCTCGCGGGCGGCGAGTACGACGTGGCGACCATGGTCCACTGCGAGACGCCGACGGGGACGCTCAACGAACTCTCCCCCGCGCTCGACCTGTTCGACGAGCACGACGTCCTGACCGTCGTCGACGCCGTCTCCTCACTCGGCGGGACGCCCGTCCCGACCGACCGTATCGACATCTGCCTCGGCGCCTCACAGAAGTGCTTCAGCGCGCCGCCGGGGCTCGCCATCGCGTCGGTGAGCGCGGCGGCGTGGGAGCGGATCGAGGACCGCGACCCCGCGTCGCTCTACACCAACCTGCTTCCGTGGCACGGGGCCGAACAGCCGTACCCCTACACCCACCTGACGACGCTCGTGGTCGCACTCGACGAGGCGCTCGACCTCCTTCTGGGTGAAGGACTGGACGCCGTCTACGACCGCCACCAGGAGGTGGCCGCGCACTGCCGAGCGCGTGGCCGTGACCTCGGACTGGAGCCATACCCCGGTCCCGAGCGGAGCTCGCCGACCGTCACTGCCTTTTCGGTGCCCGGACGGGCAACCGAGCTACAGGACCGGCTCCGTGAGGACCACGACGTGACGCTTTCGACGGGGTTCGGTGACCTCGCCGCCGACGTGCTTCGGGTCGGACACATGGGGTACAACGCCGACCTCGACCGGGTCGAACGAGCGATGGACGCACTCGCCGCGGAGCGCTAGTCGATTCCCTGCTCGGTCACACGAATCCCCTTCTCCGCGAGGTGGCGCATCTGTCGCTGGGCGAAGTCCTCCTCGCTCGTCCCCCGAGTCGCGAGGACGTACACCGTCGCGCTCCCGGCGGGACGCATCGTCCGGCCGGCGCGCTGGGCTCCCTGTCGGCGCGACCCGCCGAGCCCCGAGGCGACGACGGCGAGTTCGGCGTTCGGCAGGTCGATCCCCTCGTCGCCGACCCGTGAGACGACGAGCGTCCGGCGGTCGCCGGACCGGAACTCCTCGAACAGCCGGTCGCGTTCGTGGTGGGGGGTCTCGCCGCTCACGAAGGGAGCGTCGATTGCCCCGGCGATCGACCGGCCGTGATCCAGCCACTCGACGAACACGAGTGCCTTCGCGGTCGGATGTTCGGCGAGGAGGTGTCGAACCTCGTCGACCTTCGCCGGGTTTTCGCTCGCGATGCGATGTCGCGCGCGCGGTTCCGCGCTCGCGTACGCGTTCCGCTCCTCGTCGTCCGCCCACGGGAGGTAGCGAATCTCGACTTCCGGCTCCTGCACGTAGCCGGCGTCGAAGAGGGCGTCCCAGTCGGTGCCGATCGGCGGGCCGACGAGCGTGTAGATGTCCGTCTCGCGGTCGTCTTCCCGGACCGGCGTCGCGGAGAGACCGAGGCGGTGTTTGCTCTGTAGGTCCGCGCTCCGGCGGTACACTTCGCTGGGGATGTGGTGTACCTCGTCGTAGACGATCAGCCCCCACTCGCGCCGGTCGAAGAGCGCGCGATGGCGGTCCATGCCTGCGACCTGATACGTCGCGATCGTAACCGGTCGAATCTCCTTCTCGCCGCCGTGGTACTCGCCGATGTCCCCGTCCCCGAACGTCGTGTGTTCGCGGAGTTCCGACCGCCACTGGCCGGCGAGTTCGCGGCTCGGAACGAGGATCAGCGTCTCGCCGCCGACGGCCGCGAGGGCGCCGATGGCGGCGACGGTCTTCCCGCTTCCGGATGGACCGACGAACACCCCTGCCCGCTGGTCGAGGAACCGATCGACCCAGTCGCGCTGGTAGTCCCGGAGCGGGGTCGTCAACTCGACGTCCAGTGGGTCGCCGGTTTCCAGGCTCCGGTCGTCGACGACCGGGTACCCCGCCTCGTAGAGGATCCGTTTGATCGCCGCCTCGCTGCCCTCGACCACCCAGCTTTCGGTGTCCGAAATCGGCGCGTGGAGCTGTTCCTCGTCGAGTTTCTGCCGCGCGACGTTCCCCATCAGGCTCTCGCTCGCCGCCTCCAACACGGTGTAGCCGTCCTCGTGGGTGGTGAGCGTGAACTGCCGGGCACGAGTCCACTGGCGTTCGATCCACTCCTCCAGATGCGGAGAGCGGCGAGGGAGCACGGAGCGGAGCGTCCGCAGGAAGGCGTCGCAGTCGTCGAACGGGGCGGCCCACACGTCCTCCCGGCGGATACGGTAGAGATAGCCCTTGGTCCCGGACGTGTCGGCGAGGTGGGCGACCCGCGAGAGTTGTGCGCGCGTGTACTGCGTCGGCTGGTCGACGACGAGTTCGCGACGCTCGGGGAAGCAGACGACGCGCTCGCGTTCGGCGAGCCGGCTCCACTCCGTCGGATACCAGACGACCGGATCGGCCTCGACGTCGAGCCGTTGCACGTCGCCCTCGGCGACCAACCGGTCGAGGGCCTCGCTGGCGGCGGCCTGTGAGCAGCCGAGGCGACGGGCGATCTGCTGGGCGGTGGCGACGGGGCGCCCCTCCTCCTGGAGCGCATCGTAAAACGACTCCACGGTGACGACCTGCTCGTCGTCTCCGTCGGCGGACTCGTCAGTCATCGATCGGTGTACGGCCCGGACGGAGAAACGAGTTGTGACCTGCTATCCCAGTAGCCCGAGATCGTCGATACGGTCGACGATCACCCCGACCGCTTCGGCCGCGTCGGCCGTCCGCTTTCCACCCGT from Haloplanus salinus encodes:
- a CDS encoding carbohydrate ABC transporter permease; protein product: MSYSTSKSPIERLIDYYVRNVPHATQRRLSTWLFRFLVGATVIVVGFPTYVMLKASIQPELELFSNTFLFVPRSPTLGNFAGLFTETSFARFYLNSIVAALGTMVISVVSATLAGYSLTRFSFPGKKRLAQSVLFSYMFPPLLLALPMFMIWRDLQLLNSYPGIILAHSAHALPFDIWLMWKFFQTVPISYEESAWIYGASRLRAMRDVAIPMALPGIIAVSIFSFAISWSDFTFANLLLTQESMKTLPIGMLGFIEQQAVNWGLIMSASVMMALPAFLLVYFLQSYLLRGFSVGGLG
- a CDS encoding carbohydrate ABC transporter permease, which encodes MGEATPTSSVEAPAEESTLRDRFSDLLENETFLGYGSLSPVMLLFLFIAVFPIVWALAGSLFSINAFNPVWEWAAVGNYRHIFLEDGFYWSAVVKSVIFGFGSVSVQGILGIVFALILQRSFRGNALARAVVLLPYLIPVIVVGLVFQWMMNPNYGVINLLAMRFGIIDSAINFLGNTDIAMYALITAASWKWSIFVVMMSLARLEAIPSGYYDAARVNGANAWQRFRDITLPNLKGMIILVVLLRGIWMFNKFDIIWIMTRGGPSQATTTLPVYAYRVAFNQWQLGESLAIASTLFLTLVVGAVVYFGKFNPEQEVRVE
- a CDS encoding extracellular solute-binding protein, translating into MDENRRRFLKRAGVAAAATTTLAGCSGGSGGGGGGGDGGGGTSAGEERTISGDKGEVHFLSAENSSAFKQYYQKWAERFSEETGYGVRLEFVGVGSSQSARISRLLQAGDPPELTTTAPEKGGGLALQGVLADLSDQASWMEELYGYDFNEDFLFELQGNQYVVPIWVNMTMDWYRVSTWEEEAGMTPREPTWDEFLEGVQATDGVGERRGTCVPAGQTLMATEYYIDHMFQNGGRIFERNDDTVEIVMDQGENRELTKEVMEYIGQLNDVSVDGSGYGYGPQIESYWSEQVNEVKYFGARPLQQAVSNNEAVAEDTGLMHPPSNAEQSHQAFSEGWVMFDAADNKEGAREFVQFMSRPEPLYELLHIAPLHNLPPFPAAVDDEEFLDNEFIDTWVRPNDHIRIEDVVKMVETAKTLVGETDPNNALASPVFSESTFGNMLFNYLHGDMSIDEAIDQAGDRSREVMANFEQ
- a CDS encoding SRPBCC family protein; protein product: MAVYQRRTRVAAPLPEVWEFHSRVRGLEALTPGWMNLRVESVTGPDGDPDPGILEAGSRIDASMRPFGVGPRQRWTSVITAREREDGSAYFRDEMEGGPFRRWEHTHRFFADGSETVVDDRVVYALPFGAVGEAASRLARVGFEPMFRYRHRRTRALLE
- a CDS encoding VOC family protein, whose product is MDVDVVDMDHVALRVSDIDRALEFYHDLLGMSVRDRGRFEADEVPYVAVVAGGRHLHLVPSDDDVDVGGEHVCLLLRSDGTGTRAELDALLDELRDAGVEVEAGEPHERYGAYGRDWAAYVRDPDGRRVELKLH
- a CDS encoding DMT family transporter, with the protein product MSASDDPLVPPILALGVAVLAISTSAILVRWSDAPNVIKALYRVSFTVGALVPFAARRRASIGGIERRDGVVAVAAGVALAVHFVTWFESLDHTTVAASVTLVQAQPAFVAVGAWVLLDERVSRRGALGIALAMLGMVGLSFAPSIRAAVDPAVAATGAAVGTQYGNLLALVAAVAVAGYYLAGRSLRRRLGVLPYVTVVYTVCALVLLIAAVGRGTVLFTYPRHEWLLFAGMALGPGVFGHTVINWALGHVESHVVSVSLLGEPIGSAVLAVLLLAETPSVGTLLGGAVVLAGIYLTAADHRVDG
- a CDS encoding DUF3311 domain-containing protein, whose product is MTRSIRDWLWVLVFAVLITFSVPWFLWGSSTVVAGLPAWLWWHVGWMCVASVVFALFARTGWDRLMGVDTDAGFAAGGDP